The Rathayibacter caricis DSM 15933 genomic sequence CCTGCACGGCGTACTCCAAGGGGTGGGTGGTCGGGATGACACCAAGGTCTCCTCCACTCCGCCGCGGACCTGAGGTCTTCGCGGGCGGAGCCGATGGCCCGGGATGCTCTGTCGCATCCGTAATGACGGGCTCACCGCAGACGGGAGTACTCCCCTTGCTGGGGTCAACTGTAGCGAAGGGCGCGGCGCGCCAACCTGGGAAGGGTCTGCGGTGGAGCCGCCGAGAAGCTGGGCGGGGGTGCGCGGCGGGAGGCAGCGATGCCTCGACCGTCGGCGTCCGAGCCCACGTCGTGTTCCGCGTCAGCCTCTGCAGATCAACTGTTCAGTTCTAAACTGAACAGGGAGGTGTCCGATGCTGCGAAGAACCCGTTTGCGCTTGGGCCTGGGCGTCCGCGATCTCGCACGCAGAGCCGGAGTCGCGCCGAGCGCGGTCACCCAGTGGGAGCAGTCGGAGGCGCGAGGAGTTCTCCGACGATCCACTCTGGAGCGCGCGCTCGGGGCCATGGGGACGTCGATCGAGGCCGAGGACATCGCGCTCCACTCGTCGACCCCTCTGGATCGCCGCGAGGATCGTGTCGCGCTCGAACTCCATCGGGCGGTGGCCCGTCAGCTGGTCGACCGTCCCGACGACGTCCTCGATCGCGTCCCGGAGAACGTCCG encodes the following:
- a CDS encoding helix-turn-helix domain-containing protein, with the protein product MLRRTRLRLGLGVRDLARRAGVAPSAVTQWEQSEARGVLRRSTLERALGAMGTSIEAEDIALHSSTPLDRREDRVALELHRAVARQLVDRPDDVLDRVPENVRRMRSRVRGGAVALLEVWSDLAAQREIGRLVDVMLSPSLRAIEMRQISPFAGVLSEEERARAIARAAR